The genomic region GAGTTCAAGCCTACTACCCAATTGACATACTTGATACAAGTGCGAATGTACGTAGCTGCTCTTCTATGGTTCTCATTTTGAGGATATGTGGAGTTCTCATTTGGATAgtataaaattaatttgagGATTTGTATGAAAAAGAGCTAACATGTTTTCAAAATAAGGACCTTAGAAGAGTAGTTTTGTGTGAATGTAACTTATTCCAAtgaactaatattttttttttaaatgataggATAGTCAACACTACATATAAATTACGGGGAGGAAGATTCGAATATGCGACTCGGTACAAGGGATAAGACTCTTAACCAATCGGACGACAAGTTACTTGCTTCGAATGAATTAACATCAAACTGatggaaaaaaaatcatgtttaaAATCATAGTTGTTATTAACGCTCTAGAAAAGTCTCATAAGAGTCCTTGTGCGTAGTGACATTTTAAGATAGCTAGTAGCAACACGCTTTAGATTCTAGCTTTTGAAGGTTTCCCCAGATACAAATTCCCGCTCTAATATTTTGTCTTCCattttgaacaaaaatattcttttgtctctgttcaataaataaagaaaaaattgtagcaataatcTTTCAACATTAATCCAATTAATACAATGATCCCTTAATTAAAAATTCACGACCATTGGTTTTTTAACTTCTCAAAACGTCTAGTTATATGGTctttttcgtcaactccgtCAGAAATTCTATTAAAATGAGTCATGTTGAAAGAATCATTGCcacaattgggttaaaattgagtGTCCATTGTTTCAATTGGGCTAAAATCAAGAGACCATTTCTCTAATTGGTTAAAGTTAAGTGACAatttctccaattgggttaaagttaatgAACCATTTCTATAATTTTCTCATTTAGTTTATCATATTTGCTATTTGATTTAGTCTCATATATATGGTAACTCATTTTGACGAAAGTTCTAACGgaattaactaaaaaaaaaatcataacaacatattttgatgagttaaagaacgaatgatcatgaatttttaatgaagaaattattgcttaaattgaattaaaattgaacgatcaatactaaaaatatataacaagagTGGATCCAACAACATTTCTTTGTAAATTTGTAAGGTATAAATAGCAGATGACGTGTTGCATAAAACAGCAGAGATAGTAGTCcaaataacaaataacaaaacccaaaatacttgaaaaagaaaaagaaatggctCTCACTCTGATCTTCACCTCAaactcctctctcctctccaaAACCCTCGTCAATTCCCCATCCTCATTTCCAACCCTTaattctcaatctctctctctcctctccccaaaccctaaacccaagcTCCCCTCCCTCCGCCTACGTTCCTCTCTCTCCGACGACACCCCCGCCGATGGCGACCGCCCCACCAATATCACCGACGAGTGGGGCGAGAAGACCGACCCCGAGCCGGAGCCGCTGTCCAAAATCTCCGAATCGGACCCTCCGCAGAACGAGGACGAGTGGGGAGGCGGAGGAGATGAGGTTGTAGAAGTTGGGAATGGAAGTGCAGCCAAATCTGAGGTTGTGATTGAGGAGAAGGTGGACACTAAGCTTACTGAGCTCAAGAGGGGTTTGGTAGACACGGTTTATGGGACTGAATTCGGGTTTCGGGCTGGGTCTGAGGTGAGAGCGGAGGTTATGGAGTTCGTAAGCCAGTTGGAGGCGGCAAATCCCAACCCGGCTCCGACGGAGAATCTGGGCCTCCTTGATGGCAACTGGGTTTTGCTGTAAGTTCAATTTTTGTGTTATACTATTAGTGCACGCATAGAACTAAAATTACAGACACTTAGatggattttaattttcaaatgacatTTTTGAACTCAATAACACAATTCTTTAGAAATGAGATGAAATTTGCTGTGGGCAAATTGCCATTTGACTCATACAGAGTTCGTTATACAAATTTGAAGTCGTTTTGGAAAGATTAGTGAAACatgtttaacaaagaaaagcaTTTCTTATGACCAATGTACTTTTGCTTACCACCTTTAAGTGGTGGTCGCATTGATTGTTGTTAGATGACTTAAATTTCGAGATTTGTGTTATACTCATGTAACGGCAACCAATGTGTGGTGGTGCTTACCGCCTGGCGGTGATACAAATACTTGTTCTTCTTTAAATATGAGATGACATGTGCATTTCGATAAAAGTGGCATTTGACATATCCAGAGTTTTCTTATGGAAATTTGAAGTCATTTTATaaatgaattaaataaaatttgtaaagaAAAGAGGGGTGCAGTCACAGGAGTGTATAAGAAGTGGGCTGTTGGTGTATGTGGATAGGCAAGATGAAGTATAATGGTTAGGGCTGTTGGCAAATGTGGATAGAAGAGTGAACAATAGCTGATTAGTCATCATTATTAGTCAATGTCTCCATCATGTCATAGTTTGGTTAAGCTAAAAATATGATCATGCATGCTATAAATTTGTTAGGCTGATCGTTACCTGcataagttttcataaaacatttTACACACTTGACATGTAGGCATTGGAGTTGGAACTGATTATCTTATGTTTATTTCAAATTTACATTTTAATACAGTAATAGAACGTGCTTCTCTTTTGTACTGTTTTTCACCATGCTGATTGGGTTTTCGGTTGGAATTGAAAATCATATTGAAATTGTGTTTCTTATAGGTGTCGCAACAATTTGAGTTGCTGATCTTTTAGTTTGTGATTTGGTGGTTTCCGCATTGGGATCAAAGAAATTAGGCACGAAAGTCCTTGGTCGTTGCATCTCTTTACAAAACGTTGGATTGACTATGCTATTGTTCattcaactttcttcatttgATTGACTATGCTATTGTTATTGACCTTTCCTCTCTAATCTTATTGGTATGGAGGGAGGAATCATccaagttgttttttttttttaataaataatagtcGTGCTCCCCTGAGGTTGTTGGTTTAAGTACTAGTTTGCTCTTAAAGAAGGTTTCTGATTTTTGTGATGCTCTCTTCCACCAATTGAACCTTTCAAATGATGTCCAAAGTTGTGGCATGGTAGGGTTACTCTTCAAATGTGTATTGTAATGTGCTTTAACtctatttattttcttgtttttggtctTCCACTTTTCTAACTGAATTCCAGTTTAACGTTTTTCATgtgaaatatatgtatatataaagaCATTTGTGTCAGTTTGTTGTCCTTAATCTTTCATCTCTTTTAAATATTAAGTGAAGTTACAACTTTATGATTTCATTATTACCCTTttcaacttcaatttttttctgttttggatGGCCGTAACAGCCTTGCGTGTATCCAAAACTGAACCAAGAGTCAGTGGACAAGCTAGTTGGAAGCTGACGTATCTACACATGTGGTAGCTACCAAATGTATCTCAAACAATGTGTTACCATTGATGGAAACATTTCTATAACTGGTTGCTTTTCACCTTGATGTCTTGAAACAATTTGATGATTGTCCTTTTGAAAGATTGAAAGATTGAAAGATTAAAAGATTGAATGGTTCATGGTTTTCTGTTTCTCTTTTACCCTTCAAATCATGGAGCAATGTAATTCCCTGTTCATCTGAAGTAGTACTTTAGCATAAAACAGAGAGTTTCTATTTCTTTGATCTTGTTTATCTGTTTTCATCGCTATAAATCAGGTACACTGCATCTTCCGAGCTGTTGCCACTTCTGGCAACAGGTAGTACACCTTTTTTGAAGGTAAATAAAATAACCCAAGCGATCAACACAAGCAGCTTGACTATTTTGAACTCCACCACGTTGTCCAACCCTTTCGCTAGTTTCTCATTCAGTGCATCTGCTAGTTTTGAAGTTAGAAGTCCTTTAAGAATCCAGGTATCACTTGCACTCGAAATCAGACTGAATAACATCAAGTTATTACATGGGTAGATGTGTACCAGAACCTTACTAGTTTACTTCTGTACATACTCAGGTTGAATTCAAGGAAGGCAGCTTTCAGCCTCCAGAGATTAAATCAAGCATTGATCTCCCGCAAGAAGTGGATGTATTTGGGCAGAAAGTCAATTTATCGCCCGTCCAGCAAACTCTCAGTCCTTTGCAGGACGCCGTTGCAGGTATCTCTAGGACTATTTCTGGTCAGCCACCGCTTAAGGTTTCCATTCCAGGTGAGCGGACGAAGTCTTGGCTTGTTATTACATACCTTGATGAGGATCTCCGGATCTCAAGGGGGGATGGTGGTCTTTTTGTGCTTGCTAGAGAAGGGAGCGTGCTTTTATATCAGTAACGTGGTACATTCAGTTCGGTTGTGTCATGGATACGAGGTCATATACGTAGTcactttttttttgtctaattcGTGTACGAAAGGAAAATGatggtatatttatgttgtATACTAGAATATTTTTCAGAAATGAAAATGTATCCGTATTTTGTAGCTTCCGCTTCCAGTTTGCATTGCTGAGAGGCCAAGGATAAAAACGCAAAATAAGGAATAGCTTGAGTCCTTGACTAACAAGGagaagcaaaaaaaatatagtGAGCTATTTTGTTCGGGGATTTTTATTCGTATCAAATAtgtaaatataataaataaatcctCTTATCAAACCAGCGGAAGATTAAGCAAAGAGGAAACTGAGAGAAAGGTTTATAGAGATAAAGTGTATAGACTGTTTTCATTACTTTGTGAAAAGTAGATTACAACTGTTATCTCTCTAACTATAGTAACTAGAAAACTTAATGACTAAGTAATCTTCTAACTACCAAAAGATACAAGATTGTGACACATGTACATCCAAGATTATGACAAATGTTTAATTACATTCGTACACTTAATACTCTCCCTCAATCTCAACTAGAGAACCCCAGCTTGAGATTGAAACAATGTTGCAAGAACAGTGGACCATGTAAGCCTTTAGTCAAGACATCTGCAACCTGATTTGAAGTAGAAATATATTCAAATAGTAAATCGCATATCTGAACCCGTTCACGAACGAAATGAAAATCCATATCAAGGTGGTTGACCCTGGTATGAAACATAGGATTAGAGCACAAAGCTAAAGTAGAAACATTATCATAGTGTAAGATTGGAGGAGAAGGCAAGAAAACATGCAAATCCTTGAGAATTAAACACTCCCTTGTTTCTTCGATTGCCAGGACACTGGATTTTGGCCAAAGAAGACAACATAACCTATGGTTAACCTCCTGGTATTGATATCAGAGGCCTAATTAGCATCACTATATGCTGTTAAGTCCGTAGAGTTTGCAGCATAGAATGTAATACCACACTACAATGTTCCCTGTAAGTACCTTAAGATTCTTTTCACCAAACAAAAATGTGTACATGTAGGAGTAGTCATAAATTAGCAAGCATAGTTAACTAAATAGGCTATATCAAGTCTAGTGAAGGTAAGGTACTGAAGAGCACCTACCAAACTTCTAAACATAGTAGGGTCAGCTAAAGGTATCCCTTCATCCTTCAAAAGCTGAGTGTGGTTTGCAGGGAGTAGAACATGGTTTACATGACTCCATAGATGCTTTCTTGAGTAAATCCTTCACATACCTTGATTGAGAAATGAATAGATCCCTATTATTCTTGTAAGTGATCTGAAGACCTAGAAAGAAAGTTAAAGGACCCATGTCCTTCATATCAAAAACTTCACCCAATTTATCACCTCCTGTACTAAACCAGTATTTGATCTAGTGATGATAATATCATCAAAATAGAGAAGTAGAATAGCAACTTCACCATCCTGAGCCTTGACAAACAAGCTAATGTCTAAATCAGAAACCACAAAGCCTAAATTTGGCAAATAATTAGTGAATTTAGCATTCCAAGCTCTTAGagcttgtttaagtccatagAGATACTTCACAAGCTTACAAACATACTAAGAATGAACTGAATCTTGGAAACCCTGAGGCTGCTTCATAAACACTTCTTCTCGTAaatctccatgaagaaaagcgtTTTTGACATCTAATAGTCTTAATGGCCAATTCTTTGATGCAACAATAGCCAGAACAATTCGAATTGTTGTGTGTCTTACCATTGGGCTAAAAATATCATCATAATCCAACCTATGCTCCTACTATAACCTTGAGCAACTAAGCAAGCCTTATACCTAGAAATGTTTCCATGTTGATCCTTTTTAACTTTGTAAACCCACTTACTACCAATGATATTCCTGTTAGTAGATGGTAGAACTAATTCCCAAGTACCTTACTTCTGCAATGCAGTAAACTCTTTAACCATTGCATTCCTCCAATGATCATGAATAACAGCTGATCTAAAGGAAGTAGGCTCCACAGAATCTTAAATACTTAAAATAACAGTATAACCCTTAAAAGCAATATCAGATGAAGTATTAGCAGATAACTGAGAACAATTAGAAGTTGTAGCAGCAAAAGAGTTATAATCTTTCCTTACAATGGCACCTGACTTAAGTCTTGTTTGCATAGGATGATGAGATGCAATTATTGGAGAAATAGAAGCAGCAGAATTAGCATAAGTGACAACATGAGCATTACTATTATTAGGAGAAAGATGTACCTCAAGGTGTGCAAGACTTTGGACAGGCAACAAAATATGTGAGCTTTGAGAGGAAGTATGTTATGGGGAGGCTTGTAGTGAAGAACTAGTATCAAAACCATTATTCAGATTTCTTGAAGAAGTAATCTCTTGTGAATATATTGCAGACTCCCAAACAACTTAAGAAATGGAAACTGCATACCAAAACCTTTACAAGGCATTTTATTGATGAGAAACATAGCATGAGAAACAACATGAGTCAAAAAATTATGTGGCAAATGGGCAGTAGACAACAAAGTAACAACAGTCTCTATAACATGTCTATGTTTCCTCTTAGCCACTCAattttgttgaggagtataAGGGCAAGAGACTAAGTGTAGAATACCATTGGAAGCAAGAAAATTcttgaaattcaaactcatgTACTCACCACCACCATTTGATTGAAAATACTTCACATTTGCTTGAAAATGGTTCTCAATGAAAGCATGAAATTGCTCGAAAACAAACTGAACTTAAGATTTATAGCACAATGAAAAAATCCATGTAAATTTGGAAAATTCATCAATGAAACTAATATAGTATTTATATCCTTCAAGTGATACAACTGGTGATGGCCCCAAAACATCACTACTTATCCTTTTAAAGGGTTTTACAGACACATGTGAACTAGAAGAAAACATTTGTTTAGACATCTTGCCACTGAGACAGAACTTGCATACATGTTTCTGTACATCAGCTTTATAAGAAATCTTGGATACAGAAAGCATACTATGTAAGATCTCATTATTAGGATGACCTAGTCTATGATGCCGCATTGAAGCCTTGATTACTTGCCCAAGAAAAGCAATTGGTGGTGTCCGCAACAACTTATTATAGTTGAAAAATAGCTGTTTTGGAATGTAATACAAGCCCCCATTACTCCTTCCTCTCATTAATGTTGTTTTGTTGCCTTGTCTTGCACCTAAAAGCCAAATTCATTAAGGATGACATAACAATTATTATCTTTGCATAATGTAGAAACTGACAATAA from Pyrus communis chromosome 4, drPyrComm1.1, whole genome shotgun sequence harbors:
- the LOC137731345 gene encoding plastoglobulin-1, chloroplastic-like, which translates into the protein MALTLIFTSNSSLLSKTLVNSPSSFPTLNSQSLSLLSPNPKPKLPSLRLRSSLSDDTPADGDRPTNITDEWGEKTDPEPEPLSKISESDPPQNEDEWGGGGDEVVEVGNGSAAKSEVVIEEKVDTKLTELKRGLVDTVYGTEFGFRAGSEVRAEVMEFVSQLEAANPNPAPTENLGLLDGNWVLLYTASSELLPLLATGSTPFLKVNKITQAINTSSLTILNSTTLSNPFASFSFSASASFEVRSPLRIQVEFKEGSFQPPEIKSSIDLPQEVDVFGQKVNLSPVQQTLSPLQDAVAGISRTISGQPPLKVSIPGERTKSWLVITYLDEDLRISRGDGGLFVLAREGSVLLYQ